From a region of the Gossypium raimondii isolate GPD5lz chromosome 10, ASM2569854v1, whole genome shotgun sequence genome:
- the LOC105776807 gene encoding tubulin alpha chain-like, producing the protein LDRLLVISSLTASLRFDGALNVDVNEFQTNLVPYPRIHFILSSYAPVISAEKAYHEQLSVAEITSSAFEPASMMAKCDPRHGKYMACCLMYRGDVVPKDVNAAVAPIKTKRTIQFVDWCPTGFKCGINYQPPTVVPSGDLAKVQRAVCMISNSTSVAEVFSRIDHKFDLMYAKHAFVHWYVGEGMEEGEFSEAREDLAALEKDYEEVGLESGEGDEDEGDEY; encoded by the coding sequence TTGGATCGTTTACTGGTTATTTCTTCCTTGACTGCATCTTTGAGATTTGATGGTGCTTTGAATGTGGATGTGAATGAGTTTCAGACCAATTTAGTCCCATACCCtagaatccatttcattttGTCTTCATATGCACCAGTGATTTCAGCGGAAAAGGCTTACCATGAGCAACTATCAGTAGCAGAAATCACAAGCAGTGCATTTGAACCAGCTTCAATGATGGCCAAATGTGATCCACGCCATGGGAAATACATGGCTTGTTGCTTGATGTACAGAGGAGATGTGGTGCCTAAAGATGTGAATGCTGCAGTGGCACCAATCAAGACCAAAAGGACCATCCAGTTTGTTGATTGGTGTCCCACAGGGTTCAAGTGTGGCATCAACTACCAGCCTCCAACTGTGGTACCTAGTGGGGATTTGGCCAAGGTTCAAAGGGCAGTTTGCATGATTTCAAATTCTACTAGTGTTGCTGAAGTGTTCTCAAGGATTGATCATAAGTTTGATCTGATGTATGCAAAGCATGCATTTGTGCATTGGTATGTCGGTGAGGGTATGGAGGAAGGTGAGTTTTCTGAAGCTAGAGAAGACTTGGCTGCTCTTGAGAAAGATTATGAAGAAGTGGGCTTGGAATCTGGTGAAGGAGATGAAGATGAAGGGGATGAGTACTAG
- the LOC105775527 gene encoding tyrosine--tRNA ligase 2, cytoplasmic, translated as MSLEEKFKIIRSVGEECIQEDELLNLLNHKPEPICYDDLLCFFLNVEFLWSSDEINSRASEYWPLVMDIARRNKLPRIMRCCQITGRSEQDELSAAQILYPCMQCADIFFLKADICQLGMDQRKVNVLAREYCDDIKRKNKQIILSHRIALFQYLFWFLRSIECGEKLCRFKSLTKTNYFEMLEELDISDNQIRVLPESFRLLSKLRVFRADETALEVPPREVINLGAQAVVEFMVDLIARRDTKASPPKKEKGFWFRICSICWPFWTANTDDNM; from the exons ATGAGTTTAGAAGAAAAGTTCAAGATTATAAGAAGTGTAGGGGAAGAGTGTATTCAAGAGGATGAACTGCTAAATCTTCTAAATCATAAACCTGAACCCATTTGCTATGATG atttattgtgtttctttttaaatgttgaattctTGTGGTCTTCAGATGAAATTAACTCTAGGGCATCAGAGTATTGGCCACTTGTGATGGATATAGCTCGCAGAAACAAGCTGCCCAGGATAATGAG GTGTTGTCAAATTACGGGCCGTAGTGAGCAAGATGAGTTGTCAGCTGCCCAAATTCTTTACCCATGCATGCAGTGTGCTGACATATTTTTCCTTAAG GCGGACATTTGCCAGTTAGGCATGGATCAAAGGAAGGTTAATGTGCTTGCAAGAGAGTACTGTGATGACATTAagaggaaaaacaaacaaattattttGTCTCATCGTATCGCCCTATTTCAATATCTATTTTGGTTCTTGAGATCAATTGAATGTGGGGAAAAACTTTGCAGATTTAAGAGCCTTACCAAGACCAATTATTTTGAGATGCTTGAAGAGTTGGACATAAGTGATAACCAGATCAGAGTTTTACCCGAGTCTTTCAGATTATTGTCAAAATTAAGAGTTTTCCGAGCTGATGAGACTGCCCTGGAAGTTCCACCAAGAGAAGTAATCAATTTGGGTGCTCAG GCTGTTGTTGAGTTCATGGTTGATCTCATTGCCAGGAGGGATACCAAGGCATCACCACCAAAGAAGGAGAAAGGTTTTTGGTTCAGGATTTGTTCGATTTGTTGGCCGTTCTGGACCGCAAATACAGACGACAACATGTAA